In Candidatus Polarisedimenticolaceae bacterium, a single window of DNA contains:
- a CDS encoding MFS transporter — MGVRDTIQAMRTGFTPNFWVANTLELFERFAFYGTKAVLVVYIADKVGLGPTEATWLAGSLFGFLVFFLPALAGTIVDRYGFKTSLSLCFAIFSVGYFLIGLAGLPAGQPLVAALGGARWYMIFALIVTAIGGSLIKPCIVGTVARTTSDVTKSLGYSIYYTLVNIGGFFGPMLALFVRENVGIAWVLVMSSTTSLLLLIATRLFFSEPPRPADMPPPRSMAKVVADMFKVFADLRFMAFLVIFSGFWTMFWQIFYSLPLYVRDALHYPRFELTEMVGPLTIICTTVLAAALARQMLPIRAMALGFALATASWFVMGSVPDFWVTVGALALFAIGEATQAPRFYEYVSDLAPSDQVGTYMGFAFLPVAIGTFTAGLIAGPLVEHYVGRTVDGTLVPGPGAGNPGQMWYWVGAIGVVSTILMLAYDKLLAPKRTAS, encoded by the coding sequence GTGGGAGTTCGCGACACGATCCAGGCGATGCGCACGGGGTTCACCCCCAACTTCTGGGTCGCCAATACCCTCGAGTTGTTCGAGCGGTTCGCGTTCTACGGCACGAAGGCGGTCCTCGTCGTCTACATCGCCGACAAGGTCGGGCTCGGCCCGACGGAGGCGACGTGGCTTGCGGGGAGCCTCTTCGGCTTTCTCGTCTTCTTCCTCCCCGCGCTCGCCGGGACGATCGTCGACCGGTACGGCTTCAAGACCAGCCTGTCGCTGTGTTTCGCGATCTTCTCCGTCGGCTACTTCCTGATCGGGCTCGCCGGCCTTCCGGCCGGTCAGCCTCTCGTCGCGGCGCTGGGCGGGGCGCGGTGGTACATGATCTTCGCGCTGATCGTCACCGCGATCGGCGGATCGCTGATCAAGCCCTGCATCGTCGGGACGGTGGCCCGCACGACGTCGGACGTGACGAAGTCGCTCGGCTACTCGATCTACTACACCCTCGTGAACATCGGCGGCTTCTTCGGACCGATGCTGGCGCTGTTCGTGCGGGAGAACGTGGGGATCGCCTGGGTGCTCGTCATGTCCTCGACGACGAGCCTGCTCCTGTTGATCGCGACCCGGCTGTTCTTCTCGGAACCGCCCCGACCGGCGGACATGCCGCCGCCGCGATCGATGGCGAAAGTCGTCGCCGACATGTTCAAGGTCTTCGCCGACCTGCGGTTCATGGCGTTCCTCGTCATCTTCAGCGGCTTCTGGACGATGTTCTGGCAGATCTTCTACTCGCTTCCGCTCTACGTCCGCGACGCCCTGCACTACCCGCGCTTCGAGTTGACCGAGATGGTCGGGCCGTTGACGATCATCTGCACGACGGTCCTGGCGGCGGCCCTCGCGCGGCAGATGCTCCCGATCCGGGCGATGGCGCTGGGGTTCGCCCTGGCGACGGCGTCGTGGTTCGTGATGGGATCGGTTCCGGATTTCTGGGTCACCGTCGGGGCGCTGGCGCTCTTCGCGATCGGCGAGGCGACGCAGGCCCCGCGCTTCTACGAATACGTCTCCGACCTGGCCCCGAGCGATCAGGTCGGGACGTACATGGGGTTCGCGTTCCTTCCCGTGGCGATCGGGACCTTCACCGCCGGGTTGATCGCCGGCCCCCTCGTCGAGCACTACGTCGGACGGACGGTGGACGGAACGCTCGTCCCCGGTCCCGGCGCGGGGAATCCCGGCCAGATGTGGTACTGGGTCGGGGCGATCGGCGTCGTCTCGACGATCCTGATGCTCGCCTACGACAAGCTGCTCGCGCCCAAGCGCACCGCGAGTTGA
- a CDS encoding 4a-hydroxytetrahydrobiopterin dehydratase — MKPMTREAVTGRMPLVAAWSVDDQFRELRREFRFKNYYETMAFVNAVAWIAHAADHHPDLEVGYNRCVVRYSTHDAGGLTEKDFASVLKVEAL, encoded by the coding sequence ATGAAACCGATGACGCGCGAAGCAGTGACGGGACGCATGCCGCTCGTGGCGGCCTGGTCGGTCGACGACCAGTTCCGCGAGCTCCGCAGGGAGTTCCGCTTCAAGAACTACTACGAGACGATGGCGTTCGTGAACGCCGTCGCGTGGATCGCCCACGCCGCCGACCACCACCCCGACCTCGAGGTCGGGTACAACCGTTGCGTCGTGCGGTACTCCACCCACGACGCGGGGGGGCTGACGGAGAAGGACTTCGCGTCGGTTCTGAAGGTCGAGGCGCTTTAA
- a CDS encoding class IV adenylate cyclase has product MGRNVEIKARLHDRVTIERRVRELAGPAVRTMAQEDTFFACPGARLKLRVIDGVEGELIVYRRPDATGPKASDYAIYRTSAPSSLKTVMEAACGTIGVVRKLRTLYLDGAMRIHLDAVEGRGDFLELEYVLRDDESAGEGTTAVHSYREALGIPEGDLVAGAYLDLKEAP; this is encoded by the coding sequence ATGGGTCGGAACGTCGAGATCAAGGCGAGGCTGCACGATCGGGTGACGATCGAGCGACGGGTGCGCGAGCTCGCCGGCCCCGCGGTCCGGACGATGGCGCAGGAGGACACGTTCTTCGCCTGCCCCGGCGCGCGCCTCAAGCTGAGGGTGATCGACGGCGTCGAGGGGGAGCTGATCGTCTACCGCCGCCCCGACGCGACGGGGCCGAAGGCGTCGGACTACGCGATCTACCGCACCTCCGCCCCGTCGAGCCTGAAGACCGTGATGGAGGCCGCGTGCGGGACGATCGGGGTCGTGCGCAAGCTGCGCACTCTGTACCTCGACGGCGCGATGCGGATCCACCTCGACGCGGTCGAGGGGCGCGGGGACTTCCTCGAGCTCGAATACGTCCTGCGGGACGACGAGTCGGCTGGCGAAGGGACGACGGCCGTGCACTCCTATCGGGAGGCGCTCGGTATCCCCGAGGGCGACCTCGTCGCCGGCGCCTATCTCGACCTGAAGGAGGCTCCATGA
- a CDS encoding alkaline phosphatase family protein, whose amino-acid sequence MIGKRVFAAVVLLAVAACAPQGTTRPAPGTPSALAVLIVVDGFAWHRVEAWSDAFDSGLRRLLDEGRVHTECRYRHVPTETGPGHASLMTGVPPNEHGIVANEWFERASDGTLRRVYCGAPLEAGKGVGPWRLEADTLGDRLVRRDPRARVVTVAGKDRSAFLTAGRDRRHQPFWYDPAERTFVTAPYYDGIGSAREVVERFDAARAGERLEATYGRIWSRLPPPAVSPARPPDPAAKAAYDPYVGADFDFDLASAKRGYGYGFTRSPMLDRALADVAIALVEDDALGLGRRGATDLLVVSFSGQDYVAHAYGPDTEPAFDAVRRLDRDIGDLLDALVRRVGRERLVVGLSADHGFCPIPPSGARRFDVDVALVELNAALPEKVAAFDGSGVWYAAGADRAKIDAAIGAAAGAVWGSWIDELIPVASIAHRHDERAEAIRASDFPGRSPDAVAFPKPGFIPDWYEGRGSTHGSVQESDRHVPMILWGAGVQAERRSEATTPYRLAPEMAEALRIPW is encoded by the coding sequence ATGATCGGGAAACGCGTGTTCGCCGCGGTCGTCCTGCTCGCGGTCGCCGCCTGCGCCCCGCAAGGCACGACGCGTCCCGCTCCCGGGACGCCCTCGGCCCTCGCGGTGCTGATCGTCGTCGACGGGTTCGCCTGGCATCGTGTCGAGGCGTGGAGCGATGCGTTCGATTCCGGGCTGAGGCGGCTGCTCGACGAGGGGCGCGTCCACACGGAATGCCGCTACCGGCACGTTCCGACGGAGACCGGGCCGGGGCACGCCTCGCTGATGACGGGCGTGCCGCCGAACGAACACGGCATCGTCGCCAACGAGTGGTTCGAGCGTGCCTCCGACGGCACGTTGCGCAGGGTCTACTGCGGGGCGCCCCTCGAAGCGGGGAAGGGGGTCGGCCCGTGGCGCCTGGAAGCCGACACCCTCGGCGACCGGCTCGTGAGACGCGATCCGCGCGCGCGCGTGGTGACGGTCGCCGGGAAGGACCGCTCGGCGTTCCTCACTGCGGGGCGCGACCGGCGACACCAGCCGTTCTGGTACGACCCCGCCGAGCGCACCTTCGTCACCGCGCCGTATTACGACGGGATCGGATCGGCGCGGGAGGTGGTGGAGCGGTTCGACGCGGCGCGGGCGGGGGAGAGGCTCGAGGCCACCTACGGGAGGATCTGGTCGCGCCTTCCCCCTCCCGCGGTTTCTCCCGCCAGGCCGCCCGACCCGGCGGCGAAGGCGGCGTACGACCCGTACGTGGGTGCGGACTTCGACTTCGACCTCGCCTCCGCGAAGCGCGGGTACGGGTACGGCTTCACGCGTTCCCCGATGCTCGACCGCGCGCTGGCGGACGTGGCGATCGCGCTCGTCGAGGACGATGCCCTCGGCCTCGGAAGGCGCGGGGCGACCGACCTGCTCGTCGTGTCGTTCTCCGGGCAGGACTACGTGGCCCACGCGTACGGCCCCGACACGGAGCCCGCATTCGACGCCGTGCGCCGTCTGGATCGCGACATCGGCGATCTGCTCGACGCGCTCGTGCGCCGCGTCGGCCGCGAGCGACTCGTCGTCGGCCTCTCGGCCGACCACGGCTTCTGCCCGATCCCCCCGAGCGGGGCACGACGCTTCGACGTCGACGTCGCGCTGGTCGAGCTCAACGCCGCGCTCCCCGAGAAGGTGGCCGCGTTCGACGGCTCGGGGGTCTGGTACGCCGCGGGCGCCGACCGCGCGAAAATCGATGCGGCGATCGGGGCCGCGGCGGGCGCGGTGTGGGGGAGCTGGATCGACGAGTTGATCCCCGTCGCGTCCATCGCCCACCGTCACGACGAGCGCGCCGAGGCGATTCGCGCTTCCGACTTCCCGGGCCGATCCCCCGATGCGGTCGCCTTCCCGAAGCCCGGCTTCATCCCCGACTGGTACGAGGGGAGGGGATCGACCCACGGATCGGTCCAGGAGTCCGACCGCCACGTCCCGATGATCCTGTGGGGGGCGGGGGTTCAGGCGGAGCGGCGATCCGAAGCGACGACGCCGTACCGGTTGGCGCCGGAGATGGCGGAGGCGTTGCGGATTCCCTGGTAA